The Anabaena sp. PCC 7108 region TTGTATATTCTAGTTGATTTGCATCAGGAATTTGCTGCTGCTGACGGAAATTTTGTCCCAAATTTCGCAAAATATTTTGATTACCTTGTAATGTAGGTACACAAAACTTTTTGCCAATTTCCCCAGGATTCCCCAATATTTTCGCTTGATTAGAATTAAAAATCAAGCCAGGTACATTTAAAAATGCGGTTGCTGCAAATCTAGTATCACTAAAATCAGCTTGGTTGAGAATACTTGCACCTTGCAAATCTACAGATTCATTAAATTCTGTTTCTCGAAAAGTTACAGATTGTTGAAAATTAGCTTCTTTCAATAAAAGAAATTGAGAAAAATCAGATTTATTAAATTGTGCTTGATTTGTAAATATTGCATCCGAAAAATCAGCTATTTCTTGCCAATAAGTACTATTAAATTTAGCTAATTCCTGAAATTGGGCTTGATTAAAGCTGGCATTTTTAGCAAAAATACTACCTTGAAAATTAGTAACTTCTTTAAAAGTCACTTTCTTAAAACTAGCCTTATCAAAAAAAATGCTTCCCTGAAAATTACTGACTTGATGAAAAATCGCAGAATTAAAACTAACTGGACGGCTGAATCTGGTTTCATTCCAGTTAGTCTCTTTGAGAAACTTCGCCCCTTGAGTATCTATAGATTGAAGAAAAAAAGTATTAGGAAATTGTACCTCTCCATTAAATCGAGTTTCTACAAAAGTCAAAGCACCGCGAAAGACAGAAATTTCACTGGAAGTATTTGACTGATAATCTAAAAGTGATTTGCAATCTTTAGAATTAGGAAAAGCAATTGCTAAAGATTGCAAACATACCAAACGTAAGTTTTCTAATTGTTCTTGTTCAGTAGTAGTGAAAATTGGTGCTATGGCTTGAAAATAAAGCGGAGTCCTTAAACCCAAATCTGTACCAATAAAATCCCCCTGAACTAAAGAATAACTCAAATCTAAACCCAAAGGTTTCGCACCATTTCTTTGCAGTTCTTTTCGTAAAGTTTGATAGAATTCCGCCTGAAAATTAGCATTTTCTGGACGTAAATCAATTACCATTTGTCGCAAATCAATTGTTAAATTACCTGCTGTTAAAATAGGACTCTTAATTCGTTCTTGTAATAACTCTAGAGTTAAAGGTATACGTTCTGGTTGTGCTGCGAAAGCCGGAAAAGGGAGAAAGAGTAAAACGCAGAGTAACACAAAGAAAAGCGCAGAGTAACACGGAGAAACTTGGCGAAACTCTGCGTTTAAACTCTGCGAAACTCTGCGTTTAAAAAATAGATTATGCAATTTTCTAGTTATCGTTAATTAGTAGAACAACTTTACCTGTAATGGAGCCATTTTCCAA contains the following coding sequences:
- a CDS encoding pentapeptide repeat-containing protein — encoded protein: MLLCVLLFLPFPAFAAQPERIPLTLELLQERIKSPILTAGNLTIDLRQMVIDLRPENANFQAEFYQTLRKELQRNGAKPLGLDLSYSLVQGDFIGTDLGLRTPLYFQAIAPIFTTTEQEQLENLRLVCLQSLAIAFPNSKDCKSLLDYQSNTSSEISVFRGALTFVETRFNGEVQFPNTFFLQSIDTQGAKFLKETNWNETRFSRPVSFNSAIFHQVSNFQGSIFFDKASFKKVTFKEVTNFQGSIFAKNASFNQAQFQELAKFNSTYWQEIADFSDAIFTNQAQFNKSDFSQFLLLKEANFQQSVTFRETEFNESVDLQGASILNQADFSDTRFAATAFLNVPGLIFNSNQAKILGNPGEIGKKFCVPTLQGNQNILRNLGQNFRQQQQIPDANQLEYTKQRLKLIELSQRLVATNINNASVVSLINLGFSPTQAEEIKERRLIKIFRNNIELLTLANIDAETYHKLSDRLAASEPISLGGWLIQAVNWLLLSVLLLLSGYGTNLWLVFGVGGLAISYFGLLFWLIDRYRRLRPVPIIPTSYETISIFTSFSCLAFFSFLGIFHNTEQPWLTLGCLFIIIVPIPVILLWRLYQQGRYHDLMNTSYFTEDGTLRQLRLLIGRLPVIPRNPTFRERYMPLLWNQRWNWLNYYDFSLNNLVRLGFNDIRLRDEHLPGIIATLAWYQWSLGLLYITLVLWTLSRTIPGLNLLLYLK